Proteins from one Dermacentor variabilis isolate Ectoservices chromosome 1, ASM5094787v1, whole genome shotgun sequence genomic window:
- the Hel25E gene encoding ATP-dependent RNA helicase 25E isoform X2, producing MLMNEPHAQRNAMADNDLLDYEDEEDQEQTVGETIPEVKKPTGGYVSIHSSGFRDFLLKPELLRAIVDCGFEHPSEVQHECIPQAILGMDILCQAKSGMGKTAVFVLATLQQLDPVEGQVSVLVMCHTRELAFQISKEYERFSKYLPSVRVGVFFGGMNITNDEKVLKSSCPHVVVGTPGRVLALVRSRKLQLKHIKHFVLDECDKMLEQLDMRRDVQEIFRSTPHEKQVMMFSATLSKDIRPVCLKFMQDPMEVYVDDEAKLTLHGLQQYYVKLKDNEKNRKLFELLDLLEFNQVVIFVKTVQRCMALAQLLVEQNFPAIAIHRAMTQEERLSRYQQFKDFQKRILVATNLFGRGMDIERVNIVFNYDMPEDSDTYLHRVARAGRFGTKGLAVTFVSDEQDAKTLNEVQDRFDVNISELPDEIDISSYIEGR from the exons ATGTTGATG AACGAACCACACGCACAAAGAAACGCCATGGCTGACAACGACTTGTTGGACTACGAGGACGAGGAAGATCAGGAGCAGACCGTGGGGGAAACGATCCCCGAAGTAAAGAAACCTACCGGAGGCTATGTGTCCATTCACAGCTCGGGGTTCAGGGATTTTCTTCTCAAGCCCGAACTTTTGCGCGCCATTGTGGACTGCGGCTTCGAACATCCATCCGAAG TACAACACGAGTGCATACCCCAGGCAATCCTCGGCATGGACATCCTGTGTCAGGCCAAGTCTGGCATGGGAAAGACTGCCGTGTTCGTCCTGGCTACTCTGCAACAgcttgaccctgtcgaaggccaG GTGTCTGTGCTGGTGATGTGCCATACCCGAGAGCTGGCCTTCCAGATATCCAAGGAGTATGAGCGTTTCTCCAAGTATCTGCCATCAGTGCGTGTTGGCGTATTCTTTGGCGGCATGAACATTACCAATGATGAGAAGGTGCTCAAGAGCAGCTGCCCGCACGTTGTGGTGGGCACACCTGGCAGAGTCCTGGCCCTTGTTCGTTCCCGTAAACTGCAGCTGAAGCACATCAAGCACTTCGTTCTGGATGAGTGTGACAAGATGCTCGAGCAGCTGG ACATGCGTCGGGATGTCCAGGAGATCTTTCGCAGCACTCCTCATGAGAAGCAGGTCATGATGTTCAGCGCGACGCTGAGCAAGGATATCAGACCTGTTTGCCTCAAGTTTATGCAAGAC CCAATGGAGGTGTACGTGGATGATGAGGCCAAGCTGACACTGCATGGTCTGCAGCAGTACTATGTGAAGCTGAAGGACAATGAAAAGAACCGCAAGCTGTTCGAGCTGCTAGACCTGCTTGAGTTCAACCAGGTGGTTATCTTTGTGAAAACGGTGCAGCGCTGCATGGCTCTGGCTCAGCTGTTGGTAGAACAGAACTTCCCTGCCATTGCCATCCATCGGGCCATGACCCAGGAGGAGAG GTTGTCGCGCTACCAGCAGTTCAAGGACTTCCAGAAGCGCATTCTTGTTGCCACAAACTTGTTTGGACGGGGAATGGACATTGAGAGAGTTAACATTGTGTTCAACTATGATATGCCTGAAGACTCGGACACCTACCTCCACAGG GTGGCTCGAGCTGGACGTTTTGGCACCAAGGGGTTGGCGGTGACATTTGTGTCAGATGAGCAGGATGCAAAAACCTTGAATGAAGTGCAAGACCGGTTTGATGTGAACATCTCTGAGCTGCCTGATGAAATTGACATTTCCTCTTACA TTGAAGGCCGCTGA
- the Hel25E gene encoding ATP-dependent RNA helicase 25E isoform X3, with amino-acid sequence MADNDLLDYEDEEDQEQTVGETIPEVKKPTGGYVSIHSSGFRDFLLKPELLRAIVDCGFEHPSEVQHECIPQAILGMDILCQAKSGMGKTAVFVLATLQQLDPVEGQVSVLVMCHTRELAFQISKEYERFSKYLPSVRVGVFFGGMNITNDEKVLKSSCPHVVVGTPGRVLALVRSRKLQLKHIKHFVLDECDKMLEQLDMRRDVQEIFRSTPHEKQVMMFSATLSKDIRPVCLKFMQDPMEVYVDDEAKLTLHGLQQYYVKLKDNEKNRKLFELLDLLEFNQVVIFVKTVQRCMALAQLLVEQNFPAIAIHRAMTQEERLSRYQQFKDFQKRILVATNLFGRGMDIERVNIVFNYDMPEDSDTYLHRVARAGRFGTKGLAVTFVSDEQDAKTLNEVQDRFDVNISELPDEIDISSYIEGR; translated from the exons ATGGCTGACAACGACTTGTTGGACTACGAGGACGAGGAAGATCAGGAGCAGACCGTGGGGGAAACGATCCCCGAAGTAAAGAAACCTACCGGAGGCTATGTGTCCATTCACAGCTCGGGGTTCAGGGATTTTCTTCTCAAGCCCGAACTTTTGCGCGCCATTGTGGACTGCGGCTTCGAACATCCATCCGAAG TACAACACGAGTGCATACCCCAGGCAATCCTCGGCATGGACATCCTGTGTCAGGCCAAGTCTGGCATGGGAAAGACTGCCGTGTTCGTCCTGGCTACTCTGCAACAgcttgaccctgtcgaaggccaG GTGTCTGTGCTGGTGATGTGCCATACCCGAGAGCTGGCCTTCCAGATATCCAAGGAGTATGAGCGTTTCTCCAAGTATCTGCCATCAGTGCGTGTTGGCGTATTCTTTGGCGGCATGAACATTACCAATGATGAGAAGGTGCTCAAGAGCAGCTGCCCGCACGTTGTGGTGGGCACACCTGGCAGAGTCCTGGCCCTTGTTCGTTCCCGTAAACTGCAGCTGAAGCACATCAAGCACTTCGTTCTGGATGAGTGTGACAAGATGCTCGAGCAGCTGG ACATGCGTCGGGATGTCCAGGAGATCTTTCGCAGCACTCCTCATGAGAAGCAGGTCATGATGTTCAGCGCGACGCTGAGCAAGGATATCAGACCTGTTTGCCTCAAGTTTATGCAAGAC CCAATGGAGGTGTACGTGGATGATGAGGCCAAGCTGACACTGCATGGTCTGCAGCAGTACTATGTGAAGCTGAAGGACAATGAAAAGAACCGCAAGCTGTTCGAGCTGCTAGACCTGCTTGAGTTCAACCAGGTGGTTATCTTTGTGAAAACGGTGCAGCGCTGCATGGCTCTGGCTCAGCTGTTGGTAGAACAGAACTTCCCTGCCATTGCCATCCATCGGGCCATGACCCAGGAGGAGAG GTTGTCGCGCTACCAGCAGTTCAAGGACTTCCAGAAGCGCATTCTTGTTGCCACAAACTTGTTTGGACGGGGAATGGACATTGAGAGAGTTAACATTGTGTTCAACTATGATATGCCTGAAGACTCGGACACCTACCTCCACAGG GTGGCTCGAGCTGGACGTTTTGGCACCAAGGGGTTGGCGGTGACATTTGTGTCAGATGAGCAGGATGCAAAAACCTTGAATGAAGTGCAAGACCGGTTTGATGTGAACATCTCTGAGCTGCCTGATGAAATTGACATTTCCTCTTACA TTGAAGGCCGCTGA
- the Hel25E gene encoding ATP-dependent RNA helicase 25E isoform X1 — MQREVEDSPMDAIKNEPHAQRNAMADNDLLDYEDEEDQEQTVGETIPEVKKPTGGYVSIHSSGFRDFLLKPELLRAIVDCGFEHPSEVQHECIPQAILGMDILCQAKSGMGKTAVFVLATLQQLDPVEGQVSVLVMCHTRELAFQISKEYERFSKYLPSVRVGVFFGGMNITNDEKVLKSSCPHVVVGTPGRVLALVRSRKLQLKHIKHFVLDECDKMLEQLDMRRDVQEIFRSTPHEKQVMMFSATLSKDIRPVCLKFMQDPMEVYVDDEAKLTLHGLQQYYVKLKDNEKNRKLFELLDLLEFNQVVIFVKTVQRCMALAQLLVEQNFPAIAIHRAMTQEERLSRYQQFKDFQKRILVATNLFGRGMDIERVNIVFNYDMPEDSDTYLHRVARAGRFGTKGLAVTFVSDEQDAKTLNEVQDRFDVNISELPDEIDISSYIEGR, encoded by the exons ATGCAGCGCGAAGTGGAAGATTCTCCCATGGATGCTATCAAA AACGAACCACACGCACAAAGAAACGCCATGGCTGACAACGACTTGTTGGACTACGAGGACGAGGAAGATCAGGAGCAGACCGTGGGGGAAACGATCCCCGAAGTAAAGAAACCTACCGGAGGCTATGTGTCCATTCACAGCTCGGGGTTCAGGGATTTTCTTCTCAAGCCCGAACTTTTGCGCGCCATTGTGGACTGCGGCTTCGAACATCCATCCGAAG TACAACACGAGTGCATACCCCAGGCAATCCTCGGCATGGACATCCTGTGTCAGGCCAAGTCTGGCATGGGAAAGACTGCCGTGTTCGTCCTGGCTACTCTGCAACAgcttgaccctgtcgaaggccaG GTGTCTGTGCTGGTGATGTGCCATACCCGAGAGCTGGCCTTCCAGATATCCAAGGAGTATGAGCGTTTCTCCAAGTATCTGCCATCAGTGCGTGTTGGCGTATTCTTTGGCGGCATGAACATTACCAATGATGAGAAGGTGCTCAAGAGCAGCTGCCCGCACGTTGTGGTGGGCACACCTGGCAGAGTCCTGGCCCTTGTTCGTTCCCGTAAACTGCAGCTGAAGCACATCAAGCACTTCGTTCTGGATGAGTGTGACAAGATGCTCGAGCAGCTGG ACATGCGTCGGGATGTCCAGGAGATCTTTCGCAGCACTCCTCATGAGAAGCAGGTCATGATGTTCAGCGCGACGCTGAGCAAGGATATCAGACCTGTTTGCCTCAAGTTTATGCAAGAC CCAATGGAGGTGTACGTGGATGATGAGGCCAAGCTGACACTGCATGGTCTGCAGCAGTACTATGTGAAGCTGAAGGACAATGAAAAGAACCGCAAGCTGTTCGAGCTGCTAGACCTGCTTGAGTTCAACCAGGTGGTTATCTTTGTGAAAACGGTGCAGCGCTGCATGGCTCTGGCTCAGCTGTTGGTAGAACAGAACTTCCCTGCCATTGCCATCCATCGGGCCATGACCCAGGAGGAGAG GTTGTCGCGCTACCAGCAGTTCAAGGACTTCCAGAAGCGCATTCTTGTTGCCACAAACTTGTTTGGACGGGGAATGGACATTGAGAGAGTTAACATTGTGTTCAACTATGATATGCCTGAAGACTCGGACACCTACCTCCACAGG GTGGCTCGAGCTGGACGTTTTGGCACCAAGGGGTTGGCGGTGACATTTGTGTCAGATGAGCAGGATGCAAAAACCTTGAATGAAGTGCAAGACCGGTTTGATGTGAACATCTCTGAGCTGCCTGATGAAATTGACATTTCCTCTTACA TTGAAGGCCGCTGA